One bacterium DNA segment encodes these proteins:
- a CDS encoding sigma-70 family RNA polymerase sigma factor encodes MSAIQCVQSGEVNAYSVIFEICDDSLRSFISMSCWQLGGDFVSEVAIRTHEYALKHLAEYDSDKGASFQTWLNWQSLNVAAQVMAERCGHRFVQRDEGKHDAYLPSAAGPEAAQDVKERDQALRQELKALPEDERLTIAHHDLAGRTFAETAQATGLTVRQVRYKRERALAVMKRRLQERGFRPVEVDSTPAPIFYGWDHTEPDDEYTTSVTAILPDGPDTLVGAAAHDLPEDEVEK; translated from the coding sequence ATGAGCGCCATTCAGTGCGTGCAGAGCGGCGAAGTGAACGCCTACAGCGTGATCTTTGAGATCTGCGACGATTCGCTTCGCTCGTTCATCAGTATGAGCTGCTGGCAGTTGGGCGGGGATTTCGTCTCCGAGGTCGCCATCCGCACGCACGAGTACGCCCTCAAACATCTGGCCGAGTACGACTCAGACAAAGGCGCATCGTTTCAGACATGGCTGAACTGGCAGTCGCTCAATGTCGCGGCCCAGGTGATGGCAGAACGGTGCGGGCATCGGTTCGTCCAGCGCGACGAGGGGAAACATGATGCGTACTTGCCGTCCGCTGCCGGGCCGGAGGCGGCCCAGGACGTGAAGGAGCGCGACCAGGCTTTGCGGCAGGAATTGAAGGCGCTGCCTGAGGATGAGCGGTTGACCATCGCCCATCACGACCTCGCGGGCCGCACGTTCGCCGAGACCGCCCAAGCAACCGGACTGACCGTGAGACAAGTCCGGTACAAGAGAGAACGGGCCCTGGCGGTGATGAAGCGGCGATTGCAGGAACGCGGCTTTCGACCGGTGGAGGTCGATTCCACGCCGGCTCCGATATTCTACGGCTGGGACCACACCGAGCCGGATGATGAATACACGACGTCAGTAACCGCAATCCTGCCCGATGGACCGGATACGCTGGTCGGCGCTGCGGCCCACGACTTGCCTGAGGACGAAGTAGAGAAGTAG